From the genome of Streptococcus oralis:
ACGCAAGGTCACTTCTCCCGTCTTGGCATACGGCGCCAAAGTCGGATCGGTTTGATGGTCAATCAAATCCGCCAAAATGGTTACCAACTGACTCTCCCCAATTCCAAAGAAACGGAGCACTCGTGAGTACAGTTTGGTTCCTGTCATCAGCATGGGCAAGAGTTGATTTAAGACCATGGGTTTCAACTCACTTGGCGGTCCTGGAAGGACCACGTAGGTCACTCCATCCACTTCCGAAACCCCTCCTACTGCTAAACCTGTCTCATTTGGCAGTGGAGTCGCCCCTTCTACAATTTGGGCTTGGCGCTCATTATTCGGTGTCCGAGCATAGTCAGGTCTATGAGCAAAGAAAATATCCAGTTTCTCTTGTGCTTGAGGGTCAAACACTAGATCTTTTCCTAAAAATTTAGCCAGAGTTTGTTTGGTCAAATCATCCTCAGTTGGTCCCAAGCCCCCTGTCAAAATCACAAGATTACTACGTTGACTCGCAATCTCCAGCAAGGACAAAAGACGAGCTTCATTATCTCCAACAGCTGTTTGGAAGTAGACATCTACCCCGATTTCAGCTAGTTTCTCTGATAAAAACTGAGAATTGGTATTAACAATCTGCCCTGTTAAAATTTCTGTTCCAACAGCAATAATTTCTGCTTTCATGTTTCCTCCTACTTATCTATTCGAATTTTTTTGAAAAAATCGCAGGAAATTTCCCACGATTTGATTCTTTTCTTATTCTGCTTCTTCGTTTGAAGCGTTCGTACTGGTTGAAGGTGCTGTCCGACCAAAGGCTGTTTCGTACAGTACCGCATTGGTTTCCAATTCTGTCACTGGCTCTTTACCTAGTGAACGACGCAAGAGATTTTGCATCTCGAGCATATGTTCTGAAGTGACAATCTGATAAGAAATTCCCTGTAGCTCAGCATCTTCCCCACGCAATTGATGCGTTTCGATATTCTTGAAAGAATCTTGATAGCCGAGCAATTGTGGAATGCTCTTAGCTGACAAGTCCACATTGGTCTGCATGTTATCACTCAAAGCTTTGAGGATACCTTGATAATGACTCACACTGTTTAGGCTCAAAACCTTCTCAACGATCTTTTGAATGACTTCACGTTGACGTTTTTGACGACCATAGTCTCCCTCTGGGTCTTGGTAACGCATCCGTGAATACACCAAGGCTTCCTCCCCATTCAAAGTTTGTTCTCCAACACCGATGGAAATCTTATTAAACTCTTCTTGGTCAGCAATCGAAATCGGGAAACCGAGTGTATTGTTGACGGTGATCCCACCAACTGCATCCACCAATTGTTGAAGTCCCTGCATGTTAACCATCACATAGCGGTCAATATGGATATTCATCATCTTTTGAATAGTAGAAATTGCAAGTTCCGCACCACCATTAGCATAGGCCGCATTGAGTTTGGCTTCCTGAACTTGGCCATTTCCAGTCTCAATCTTGGTCAAAATATCCCGTTCCAAACTCATCATAGTGGTTTTCTTTGTTTTGGGATTAACAGTCAGGAGAATCATGGAATCACTATTTCCCGCCCACGGGTCTGTACGTTCCACGTTTCCCGTATCTACCCCCATCAAGAGGATGGTCAGTGGCTCCGTCGCTTCGATAACGTTGGTTTCTTCCCCGATTTTTTTGTAAGTCTTTTTACTTAGGGTTTCTGTTCCCTGTTGGTAGATGGTATAGCCATAAACCGCTACACCTAAAACTGTTACTGCTAGGAAACCTAGCACCATTCCAATTAATTTTTTAATCATCTTGTTATTCATTTATCAGCTTGCCCATAAGACAAACATCTAAAAATATCCCTTCTGCTAAATAGGCTCCTCTTTCTTGTAAGCCTTCTGTGATAAATCCCATTTTTGAATAGAGGTGGATAGCAGCCTCGTTTCGTTTTTGTACACTAAGTTGCAAACGGCGCAAGACACCACTGGCTTTAGCCCACTCGATGCCTTCTTCTAGAAGTATAGTTGCCAAGCCTTGGTTCCAAAATTTCTTGCGAACTGCTAGAAAAACATCACCGATATGTCGAACTCTTAAATGTTGGTCCGCTGTGATATTTAAAACTCCTGCAATCTCATCATTCAGTAAGGCGAGGAGAGTAATTTGATTCTCTGATGCAGCTTGTTTTTCGATAAAAAGAGCCATTTCAGAAACTGTCATCATGATACCATTTTCATCCAAGCTGGTAAAATCTGTCTCTTGACCAACACAATCTAAAAATGC
Proteins encoded in this window:
- a CDS encoding competence/damage-inducible protein A — encoded protein: MKAEIIAVGTEILTGQIVNTNSQFLSEKLAEIGVDVYFQTAVGDNEARLLSLLEIASQRSNLVILTGGLGPTEDDLTKQTLAKFLGKDLVFDPQAQEKLDIFFAHRPDYARTPNNERQAQIVEGATPLPNETGLAVGGVSEVDGVTYVVLPGPPSELKPMVLNQLLPMLMTGTKLYSRVLRFFGIGESQLVTILADLIDHQTDPTLAPYAKTGEVTLRLSTKAVSQEKADQALDILENQILSRQTFEGISLRDICYGYGEETSLASVVVEELKKRQKSITAAESLTAGLFQATLADFSGVSAIFNGGFVTYSLEEKSKMLDIFEQELKEHGVVSEFTARKMAEQARIKTQSDYGVSLTGVAGPDSLEGHPAGTVFIGLAHEKGIEVIKANIAGRSRADVRQIAVMHAFNLVRKALLSD
- the lytR gene encoding glycopolymer--peptidoglycan transferase LytR; this encodes MIKKLIGMVLGFLAVTVLGVAVYGYTIYQQGTETLSKKTYKKIGEETNVIEATEPLTILLMGVDTGNVERTDPWAGNSDSMILLTVNPKTKKTTMMSLERDILTKIETGNGQVQEAKLNAAYANGGAELAISTIQKMMNIHIDRYVMVNMQGLQQLVDAVGGITVNNTLGFPISIADQEEFNKISIGVGEQTLNGEEALVYSRMRYQDPEGDYGRQKRQREVIQKIVEKVLSLNSVSHYQGILKALSDNMQTNVDLSAKSIPQLLGYQDSFKNIETHQLRGEDAELQGISYQIVTSEHMLEMQNLLRRSLGKEPVTELETNAVLYETAFGRTAPSTSTNASNEEAE
- a CDS encoding GNAT family N-acetyltransferase; protein product: MEYELCIREAEISDATALIAFLDCVGQETDFTSLDENGIMMTVSEMALFIEKQAASENQITLLALLNDEIAGVLNITADQHLRVRHIGDVFLAVRKKFWNQGLATILLEEGIEWAKASGVLRRLQLSVQKRNEAAIHLYSKMGFITEGLQERGAYLAEGIFLDVCLMGKLINE